A genomic region of Aeropyrum pernix K1 contains the following coding sequences:
- a CDS encoding HD domain-containing protein, which produces MPRGGAGRVKSKIVKDVVHQFIELPSDLVATIVDRPLFQRLRRVRQLSLADYVYPGAVHTRFEHSLGVAYTMRRALHHIVKNVEEIVLPSVAEYIEDEYPLKGGLQKRLQGIATHLIRDVTNALRNMEGEAVVAALLHDSGHIMASHIAEQALHDPLIMVAPRAVRELPLLEEHEDLTIKIVSKLADEDVEILYGGRRVDLRRVVEILRLAYSRGEWEKRCIRDAEYQAPTAPGGLGESARASRYATVAAMCIIAQLLSSGIDVDRADYIIRDSIHTGSLSGIYDINRYYAVLTLVPEARHTHSTLKASLRLGILEKGVTVIENMLLARIYMYSDVYLHDVSMIYSAMLSRVISLLYIAAAHLQADASEGLIAGREEAKRLLDRYPALEALALLQHGVDRKSLSSLEEMLSMATDDALFEAMTRIAFGRAEDLAGYIIALGDKLQSSDRRARSWYREACLALHLLSYGVVARRHVDALISGSEGIVPRLIDAIESESPHITGLIRRNTTPLVTLSWSSYKPYQKDHAGGRIYVFRKRYPLEPVEIVSSDQARVSRELEGKSYSKLLITYPALNSTVQGVRQRRDEPQIWRHRRGKLSHDLARGSTLYRLLERSCGVNEEEARKTLQTASSRARELALDLFRYI; this is translated from the coding sequence GAGGTTTGAGCATAGCCTGGGAGTGGCCTACACTATGAGGAGGGCTCTCCACCACATTGTGAAGAATGTTGAGGAGATAGTGCTGCCCTCCGTCGCCGAGTATATAGAGGATGAGTACCCCCTGAAGGGGGGCCTCCAGAAGAGGCTCCAGGGCATTGCCACCCACCTCATAAGGGATGTTACAAATGCCCTCCGGAATATGGAGGGGGAGGCCGTTGTGGCCGCTCTCCTCCACGACTCGGGCCATATTATGGCGAGCCATATAGCAGAGCAGGCTCTCCACGACCCACTGATCATGGTTGCCCCTCGGGCAGTCCGGGAGCTGCCCCTACTGGAGGAGCACGAGGACCTCACCATAAAGATCGTGTCAAAGCTTGCCGACGAGGATGTGGAGATCCTCTATGGAGGTAGGAGGGTGGACCTACGGAGGGTTGTTGAGATACTCAGGCTAGCCTACTCCCGTGGGGAGTGGGAGAAGAGGTGTATTCGGGACGCCGAGTACCAGGCCCCTACAGCCCCGGGGGGGCTCGGGGAGAGCGCGAGGGCTTCTCGCTACGCCACGGTAGCGGCTATGTGCATCATAGCACAGCTCCTAAGCTCCGGCATCGACGTCGACAGGGCTGACTATATAATTAGGGACAGCATACATACGGGGAGCCTCTCGGGCATATACGATATTAACCGCTACTACGCGGTACTCACCCTTGTCCCGGAGGCGAGGCATACCCACTCCACCCTCAAAGCCTCCCTCCGCCTGGGGATTCTGGAGAAGGGTGTAACGGTAATCGAGAACATGCTTCTGGCCAGGATCTACATGTACAGCGACGTCTACCTCCACGACGTCTCCATGATATACTCGGCCATGCTCTCTAGGGTAATAAGTCTGCTATACATAGCCGCCGCCCACCTCCAGGCAGACGCGAGCGAGGGCCTGATAGCCGGGAGGGAGGAGGCTAAGAGGCTTCTAGACAGGTACCCCGCCCTCGAGGCCCTTGCGCTGCTCCAGCACGGGGTGGATAGGAAGAGTCTCAGCAGCCTTGAGGAGATGCTTTCCATGGCCACCGACGACGCGTTGTTTGAGGCCATGACTAGGATAGCGTTTGGTAGGGCGGAGGACCTCGCCGGCTACATTATAGCCCTTGGCGATAAGCTTCAGTCAAGCGACAGGAGGGCCAGGTCTTGGTATAGGGAGGCCTGCCTAGCCCTACACCTACTGTCCTACGGGGTTGTGGCGCGCCGCCATGTGGACGCCCTTATATCCGGGAGCGAGGGCATAGTGCCGAGGCTCATAGACGCTATAGAGAGCGAGAGCCCACACATAACGGGGCTCATCCGCCGCAACACAACACCCTTGGTAACCCTCTCATGGTCCTCCTACAAGCCGTATCAGAAGGACCATGCCGGGGGTAGGATCTACGTCTTCAGGAAGCGCTATCCCCTAGAGCCTGTGGAGATAGTCTCCTCCGACCAGGCCCGCGTCTCCAGGGAGCTTGAGGGCAAGTCGTACTCCAAACTGCTGATAACCTACCCAGCCCTAAACAGCACCGTTCAGGGCGTGAGGCAGCGCAGGGACGAGCCGCAGATATGGAGGCATAGGAGGGGGAAGCTCTCACATGACCTCGCAAGAGGATCCACACTCTACAGGCTGCTGGAGAGGAGCTGTGGCGTTAACGAGGAAGAGGCTAGGAAGACGCTCCAGACGGCCTCCTCGAGGGCTAGGGAGCTGGCGCTAGACCTCTTCAGGTACATCTAG
- a CDS encoding histone deacetylase family protein, which translates to MAFKMHVPPRGSGHIEEPRRLDKALKALKKSRLLDMLEKVDPGFQSLRVFETVHDPLYIKGILAELEAALDSYFIDSDTYISPGTQAALEALAASVEQASEHVAEGGKALVLGRPPGHHAGVAGPGLGAPSLGACLVNAAASLAYRLAGRGLKVLILDFDANHGNGTQEILQALPMGDRLFHLDMHQDWRKSFPWTGEPGVTGDGTALNIVLPEGSGDDIVLALIEGLEPLVNESEPDAVVVSMGFDGYSGDSPLTLTKLTSHTFHALGRLASRYPVAAVLETGFGRGLELGLPAFIAGLLGLGNPVQEEAIKSDEEVWREFLETNKEVVEHG; encoded by the coding sequence ATGGCTTTCAAGATGCACGTGCCGCCGCGGGGCAGCGGCCACATAGAGGAGCCTAGGAGGCTGGACAAGGCGCTTAAAGCCCTTAAGAAGAGCCGCCTGCTTGATATGCTGGAGAAGGTTGACCCGGGGTTCCAGAGCCTCAGGGTCTTCGAGACCGTGCACGACCCCCTATATATTAAGGGAATCCTGGCCGAGCTGGAGGCCGCACTGGACTCGTACTTCATCGACAGCGACACGTACATAAGCCCCGGCACACAGGCGGCCCTTGAGGCGCTGGCAGCCTCGGTTGAGCAGGCTTCAGAGCATGTTGCCGAAGGCGGTAAGGCGCTAGTGCTTGGGAGGCCGCCCGGGCATCACGCGGGAGTCGCTGGCCCGGGGCTGGGGGCGCCCAGCCTGGGAGCCTGCCTGGTGAACGCGGCAGCCTCTCTCGCATACAGACTGGCCGGGAGGGGTTTGAAGGTTCTCATCCTCGATTTTGACGCCAACCACGGCAACGGCACCCAGGAGATACTTCAGGCCCTGCCAATGGGCGATAGGCTGTTCCACCTAGACATGCACCAGGACTGGAGGAAGAGCTTCCCCTGGACTGGCGAGCCCGGCGTTACTGGTGATGGGACTGCGTTGAACATAGTACTCCCTGAGGGGTCTGGCGACGATATAGTACTTGCACTCATAGAGGGGCTCGAGCCTCTTGTGAATGAGTCGGAGCCCGACGCTGTTGTTGTGAGCATGGGTTTCGACGGCTACTCCGGCGACAGCCCTCTCACCCTCACCAAGCTAACCTCACACACATTCCACGCGCTCGGGAGGCTGGCCTCCCGGTACCCAGTTGCAGCCGTTCTGGAGACAGGCTTCGGGAGGGGGCTGGAGCTCGGTCTCCCAGCATTCATCGCAGGCCTCCTTGGCTTGGGAAACCCTGTTCAGGAAGAGGCCATTAAAAGCGATGAAGAAGTGTGGAGGGAGTTTCTAGAGACGAATAAGGAGGTTGTGGAGCACGGCTAA
- a CDS encoding nitrate reductase subunit alpha codes for MSQQKGEGNGGGPVKLSRRGFLKVLAAAGLLSSLGPLASALSSNRYLTTIETPRLGYPEDLRGWEKFYRDMWAYDKVARSTHGVNCTGSCSWMVYVKDGIVAYELQAGDYPDIGPSYPNYEPRGCPRGASTSWYLYSPLRVKYPYVRKPLLELWREARSSYSDPVEAWAGIVEDPDKRSRYVRARGLGGWVRADWDTVLEIIASALVYTIKKYGPDRIFGFTPIPAMSPVSYASGARFIELIGGSMGSFYDWYADLPPASPQVWGEQTDVPESADWFNAAYIINFGTNIPMTRTPDAQFFTEVRYKGTKIVVVSPDFSEHTRFADVWVPIKEGTDGAFAISMAHVILREYYVERQVDFFIDYVKRFTDLPFLIVLEPYEGGYRPGKFLRLSDLHPEEYYSEGYSGEPNKEWKLLVYDSNTGRPRLVNGSIGYRWDGSGKWNLKLEDPITGEPVDPKLSLIDDSDEVVMVKFPVFGASFGEKGIVERGVPAKRVKLADGSEALVATVFDLLAAYLGVDRGLPGDYPAGYDDKKPFTPAWQEDITGVSRELAIRLAREWADTAVKTRGRVMVMLGPGVNHWFHSDLHYRAILTLVKLTGAEGRNGGGWAHYVGQEKIRTIAGWAKLAFALDWVLPPRHQNSPSFYYVHTDQWRYDRLTTDYYEGPWSDVREKMKCSHPMDCNIKAARLGWLPFYPQFNRSTLDLAAEARRLGKDPVQHVVDLLKSGQLKLAIEDPDAPENWIRVMFVWRANLLGSSGKGHEYFLKHLLGSPMAQPMSEEVDRSLIKEVVWRAAPEGKLDLLVAIDFRMATTPIYADIVLPAATWYEKYDLSMTDLHTFLHPFTPAVDPLWESKSDWDIFKELARKFSEIAANHFPDEVEDIVARPLWHDTPMEIAQPYGVEKDWRYGETEPVPGKTMWDLKVVKRDYRNVYKMFISLGPKARKAGVKGVSYDTSDIYEMLKEDLGVVYWEKCPDGCPSVESDKNAAEAILALSPEANGLVGERSFASLEAKAGVPLKDLAKSREWYKFDDLVGQPRRSHTSPMWSGIEDFNRAYAPFTINTEKLVPWRTLTGRQHFYLDHDWFIALGEMLPTYKPPVDPVRLGYLKNAAARLGITRMNGYRIEEGGRRYLLLRYLTPHGKWNIHSEFWDNLKMLTLFRGGQVVWLNDEDARWAGIEDNDWVEIVNDNGVIVARVATSPRIPKGVAIMYHAQERHIYVRPSKLTGKKGGIHNSVTRADLKVNLMVGGYAQLSYFFNYYGPTGVDRDTMVIVYLHDKLGAKAPQPGA; via the coding sequence TTGTCTCAGCAGAAGGGTGAAGGCAATGGTGGAGGTCCTGTCAAGCTGAGCAGGCGCGGCTTCTTGAAGGTGCTCGCGGCCGCCGGCCTGCTGTCGAGCCTCGGCCCGCTGGCTTCCGCTCTCTCCAGCAACAGATATCTCACCACAATCGAGACCCCCCGCCTCGGCTACCCCGAGGACCTCAGGGGCTGGGAGAAGTTCTACAGGGACATGTGGGCCTATGATAAGGTGGCGAGGAGCACCCACGGAGTCAACTGTACTGGGAGCTGCAGCTGGATGGTTTACGTCAAGGACGGTATAGTAGCTTACGAGCTCCAGGCTGGCGACTACCCTGACATAGGGCCCAGCTACCCCAACTACGAGCCCAGGGGCTGTCCCAGGGGTGCAAGCACCTCCTGGTACCTCTACAGCCCCTTGAGGGTGAAGTACCCCTACGTCAGGAAGCCTCTCCTGGAGCTTTGGAGGGAGGCTAGGAGCAGCTACAGCGATCCTGTGGAGGCCTGGGCTGGTATAGTCGAGGATCCTGATAAGAGGAGCAGGTATGTGAGGGCGAGGGGTCTTGGAGGCTGGGTCAGGGCCGACTGGGACACCGTTCTGGAGATAATAGCCTCGGCCCTCGTGTACACAATCAAGAAGTACGGGCCCGACCGGATATTCGGCTTCACCCCCATACCCGCAATGAGCCCCGTCAGCTACGCCAGCGGCGCCAGGTTCATAGAGCTAATAGGAGGCTCCATGGGCAGCTTCTACGACTGGTACGCCGATCTTCCGCCGGCGAGCCCCCAGGTTTGGGGTGAGCAGACGGACGTCCCGGAGAGCGCTGACTGGTTCAACGCAGCCTACATTATAAACTTCGGCACCAACATACCGATGACCAGGACTCCGGACGCCCAGTTCTTCACGGAGGTTAGGTACAAGGGCACGAAGATCGTGGTGGTGAGCCCAGACTTCAGCGAGCACACCAGGTTCGCCGACGTCTGGGTCCCCATTAAGGAAGGCACCGACGGGGCCTTCGCCATCTCTATGGCGCACGTTATACTGAGGGAGTACTACGTGGAGAGGCAGGTAGACTTCTTCATAGACTATGTCAAGAGGTTTACAGACCTGCCCTTCCTGATCGTGCTGGAGCCCTATGAAGGCGGCTACAGGCCCGGCAAGTTCCTGAGGCTCTCCGACCTACACCCCGAGGAGTACTACAGCGAGGGCTACAGCGGCGAGCCTAACAAGGAGTGGAAGCTCCTCGTGTACGACTCGAACACAGGCAGGCCGAGGCTTGTGAACGGGAGCATAGGCTACCGGTGGGACGGCAGCGGCAAGTGGAACCTCAAGCTCGAAGACCCGATCACCGGGGAGCCTGTGGACCCGAAGCTCTCCTTAATAGACGATAGCGACGAGGTGGTGATGGTAAAGTTCCCGGTGTTCGGGGCCTCCTTCGGCGAGAAGGGCATAGTGGAGAGGGGTGTGCCGGCGAAGAGGGTGAAGCTCGCCGACGGCAGCGAGGCCCTTGTGGCCACGGTGTTCGACCTCCTGGCGGCCTATCTGGGCGTTGACAGGGGCCTCCCCGGCGACTATCCGGCGGGATACGATGATAAGAAGCCCTTCACCCCGGCTTGGCAGGAGGACATAACCGGTGTGAGCAGGGAGCTCGCCATAAGACTCGCCAGGGAGTGGGCTGACACGGCGGTGAAGACCCGGGGCAGGGTCATGGTCATGCTGGGCCCGGGCGTCAACCACTGGTTCCACAGCGACCTCCACTACAGGGCCATACTGACCCTAGTCAAGCTGACTGGAGCGGAAGGCAGGAACGGGGGAGGATGGGCCCACTACGTCGGCCAGGAGAAGATCAGGACGATAGCGGGCTGGGCCAAGCTGGCCTTCGCCCTGGACTGGGTCTTGCCGCCGAGGCACCAGAACAGCCCGAGCTTCTACTACGTCCACACGGACCAGTGGAGGTATGACAGGCTGACCACGGACTACTATGAGGGGCCCTGGAGCGACGTGAGGGAGAAGATGAAGTGTAGCCACCCGATGGACTGCAACATAAAGGCCGCCAGGCTGGGCTGGCTACCCTTCTACCCCCAGTTTAACAGGAGCACGCTGGACCTAGCGGCGGAGGCTAGGAGGCTTGGGAAGGATCCCGTGCAGCACGTGGTAGACCTTCTGAAGAGCGGCCAGCTGAAGCTGGCGATAGAGGACCCGGACGCCCCTGAGAACTGGATTAGGGTCATGTTCGTCTGGAGGGCTAACCTCCTCGGCAGCAGCGGCAAGGGCCACGAGTACTTCCTGAAGCACCTGCTGGGGAGCCCGATGGCCCAGCCTATGAGCGAGGAGGTGGACAGGAGCCTCATCAAGGAGGTTGTATGGAGGGCCGCCCCCGAGGGGAAGCTGGACCTCCTGGTGGCAATAGACTTCAGGATGGCCACCACCCCGATATACGCCGACATAGTGCTCCCCGCCGCGACATGGTATGAGAAGTACGATCTGAGCATGACAGACCTCCACACGTTCCTACACCCCTTCACCCCCGCAGTGGACCCGCTTTGGGAGAGCAAGAGCGACTGGGACATATTCAAAGAGCTGGCGAGGAAGTTCAGCGAGATAGCGGCCAACCACTTCCCAGACGAGGTCGAGGACATCGTAGCCAGGCCCCTCTGGCACGACACGCCCATGGAGATAGCCCAGCCCTACGGTGTCGAGAAGGACTGGAGGTATGGCGAGACGGAGCCGGTGCCGGGCAAGACGATGTGGGACCTTAAGGTGGTTAAGAGGGACTACAGGAACGTGTACAAGATGTTCATAAGCCTGGGGCCGAAGGCCAGGAAGGCCGGCGTCAAGGGAGTAAGCTACGACACCAGCGACATCTACGAGATGCTGAAGGAGGACCTGGGCGTAGTGTACTGGGAGAAGTGTCCCGACGGCTGTCCAAGCGTAGAGAGCGACAAGAACGCAGCCGAGGCTATACTAGCCCTGAGCCCTGAGGCCAACGGCCTGGTGGGTGAGAGGAGCTTCGCCAGCCTCGAGGCCAAGGCTGGCGTGCCGCTAAAGGACCTGGCGAAGAGTAGGGAGTGGTATAAGTTCGACGACCTTGTAGGCCAGCCTAGGAGGTCCCACACGAGCCCGATGTGGAGCGGTATAGAGGACTTCAACAGGGCCTACGCACCCTTCACCATAAACACGGAGAAGCTGGTCCCCTGGAGGACCCTCACCGGTAGGCAGCACTTCTACCTCGACCACGACTGGTTCATAGCCCTCGGAGAGATGCTGCCTACCTACAAGCCTCCCGTTGACCCTGTTAGGCTCGGCTACCTGAAGAACGCTGCGGCGAGGCTTGGGATCACGAGGATGAACGGCTACAGGATCGAGGAGGGCGGCAGGAGGTATCTCTTGCTGAGGTACCTCACGCCCCACGGTAAGTGGAACATACACAGCGAGTTCTGGGACAACCTGAAGATGCTGACCCTGTTCAGGGGAGGCCAGGTGGTGTGGCTGAACGACGAGGACGCGAGGTGGGCCGGGATAGAGGACAACGACTGGGTGGAGATAGTAAACGACAACGGAGTCATAGTGGCGAGGGTCGCCACCAGCCCGAGGATACCCAAGGGGGTCGCCATAATGTACCACGCCCAGGAGAGGCATATCTACGTCAGGCCGAGCAAGCTAACCGGCAAGAAGGGAGGGATCCACAACAGCGTCACCAGGGCAGACCTTAAGGTCAACCTCATGGTGGGAGGCTACGCGCAGCTGAGCTACTTCTTCAACTACTACGGCCCGACGGGTGTCGACAGGGACACCATGGTTATAGTATACCTACACGACAAGCTAGGCGCCAAGGCACCCCAGCCTGGAGCCTAG
- the narH gene encoding nitrate reductase subunit beta translates to MVRAQLSMVMVLDKCIGCHTCSLTCKNVWTNREGQEYAWWNNVETRPGVGYPKTWENQEKYGGGWVLRNGKLRLRLETGRFKTPGREDYYEPFTYNYENLFSEELSDQQPHADPISMYSGEKIDVQWGPNFDDDLAGGDLTIPADPNWSGIDKAIYKEFKNVFMFYLPRICNHCLNPSCLAACPRKSVYKRPEDGIVLIDQTRCRGYRQCVQACPYKKVYYNWKTGKSEKCIFCFPRIETGQPPVCALTCVGKIRYVGVVLYDEERVLEAAKAPEDQLVALQRDIILDPFDPQVVKAARESGVPDNFIEAARKSPIYYMFKKWEIALPLHPEFRTLPMVFYVPPLNPVVTVLDRNGKYSADYDSILPTIDKLRIPIRYLANMFAAGNEEEVRKALKRLLAIREFFRQIEVEGKSRSEAAWVLEENGLTVEDADMMFRWLALSRDRYVIPTAKKELRIRLPSKGR, encoded by the coding sequence ATGGTTAGGGCTCAGCTCTCCATGGTGATGGTGCTGGATAAGTGTATAGGCTGCCACACGTGCAGCCTAACCTGTAAGAACGTTTGGACCAACAGGGAGGGCCAGGAGTACGCATGGTGGAACAACGTAGAGACGAGGCCCGGCGTAGGCTACCCGAAGACCTGGGAGAACCAGGAGAAGTATGGCGGCGGCTGGGTGCTGAGGAACGGGAAGCTGAGGCTCAGGCTGGAGACCGGCAGGTTCAAGACGCCTGGCAGGGAAGACTACTACGAGCCCTTCACATACAACTACGAGAACCTGTTCTCCGAGGAGCTGTCTGACCAGCAGCCCCACGCGGACCCGATAAGCATGTACAGCGGCGAGAAGATCGACGTGCAGTGGGGCCCCAACTTCGACGACGACCTCGCCGGAGGCGACCTGACGATACCCGCCGACCCCAACTGGTCGGGGATAGATAAGGCTATATACAAGGAGTTTAAGAACGTGTTCATGTTCTACCTGCCGAGGATATGCAACCACTGCCTCAACCCAAGCTGCCTCGCCGCCTGCCCCAGGAAGAGCGTCTACAAGAGGCCTGAGGACGGTATAGTCCTGATAGACCAGACTAGGTGCAGAGGATACAGGCAGTGCGTCCAGGCATGCCCCTACAAGAAGGTCTACTACAACTGGAAGACGGGTAAGAGCGAGAAATGTATATTCTGCTTCCCAAGGATAGAGACGGGCCAGCCGCCCGTCTGTGCACTGACCTGCGTCGGCAAGATAAGGTATGTGGGGGTAGTTCTATACGACGAGGAAAGGGTTCTCGAGGCTGCCAAGGCTCCGGAGGACCAGCTCGTCGCCCTGCAGAGGGACATAATCCTAGACCCCTTCGACCCACAGGTGGTGAAGGCCGCTAGAGAGTCTGGAGTCCCGGACAACTTTATAGAGGCGGCTAGGAAGAGCCCCATATACTATATGTTCAAGAAGTGGGAGATAGCGCTGCCTCTACACCCCGAGTTCAGGACGCTGCCCATGGTGTTCTACGTGCCGCCGCTCAACCCCGTGGTGACGGTGCTAGACAGGAACGGCAAGTACAGCGCGGACTACGACAGCATACTACCGACTATAGACAAGCTCAGGATACCCATAAGGTACCTCGCAAACATGTTCGCTGCCGGAAACGAGGAGGAGGTTAGGAAAGCCCTCAAGAGGCTCCTAGCGATAAGAGAGTTCTTCAGGCAGATAGAGGTTGAGGGTAAGAGCAGGAGCGAGGCTGCGTGGGTGCTGGAGGAGAACGGCCTCACAGTGGAGGACGCCGACATGATGTTCAGGTGGCTAGCCCTCAGCAGAGACAGGTACGTGATACCCACCGCCAAGAAGGAGCTCCGAATCAGGCTGCCGAGCAAGGGCAGGTAG
- a CDS encoding ethylbenzene dehydrogenase-related protein, whose product MATVAGRGLAVLALLALAALIAGVAGFAVVTAQVPGINAVYVDGAIPLDPTDSFWQQMEKAEISLVSQNIVYPMTGYEDVRTLRVAAAVSSEGILAIYLEWEDPTMDVPQPGGIDEYPDKVAVQFPLSSDSLPYICMGTAEQPVSIVLWSASGSTETLIAGSAYGMSPEHREALGLHSVPTSPIELVPPEAQVWGSNAVYKDGKWMVVLYRPTGSIHELVPTLEPGSETSVAFAVWQGSKAEVGGKKSTSAWFTMRLGMPEAAPGETVTVTETQPGETVYETVTETMTRGGLGLALAGFIVGVIIYTVAVAAYIYLVRPRR is encoded by the coding sequence GTGGCTACGGTGGCTGGCCGCGGTCTAGCAGTGCTAGCCCTTCTGGCCCTCGCCGCCCTAATAGCAGGCGTAGCAGGCTTCGCCGTGGTGACAGCCCAGGTCCCGGGTATAAACGCTGTGTACGTGGATGGGGCTATACCCCTCGACCCTACGGACAGCTTCTGGCAGCAGATGGAGAAGGCTGAGATATCCCTTGTCTCACAGAACATAGTATACCCGATGACTGGCTACGAGGACGTTAGGACCCTGCGGGTCGCCGCGGCGGTCAGCAGCGAGGGCATCCTAGCTATATACCTGGAGTGGGAAGACCCAACGATGGATGTGCCGCAGCCGGGAGGCATCGACGAGTATCCAGACAAGGTTGCCGTTCAGTTCCCGCTCTCCAGCGACTCCCTACCCTACATATGCATGGGCACCGCTGAGCAGCCCGTGAGCATAGTGCTGTGGAGCGCCTCTGGTTCTACAGAGACGTTGATAGCTGGCAGCGCCTACGGCATGAGCCCCGAGCATAGGGAGGCTCTGGGGCTGCACAGCGTCCCCACGAGCCCAATAGAGCTGGTGCCCCCAGAAGCCCAGGTCTGGGGCTCTAACGCTGTGTACAAAGATGGCAAGTGGATGGTGGTCCTCTACAGGCCCACGGGCTCCATACACGAGTTGGTACCCACACTCGAGCCTGGAAGCGAGACGTCCGTGGCCTTCGCTGTATGGCAGGGTAGCAAGGCGGAGGTCGGGGGTAAGAAGAGCACCAGCGCCTGGTTCACCATGAGGCTTGGAATGCCCGAGGCTGCTCCCGGAGAGACGGTGACAGTCACGGAGACTCAGCCTGGGGAGACGGTGTACGAGACTGTAACCGAGACTATGACGAGGGGAGGCCTAGGACTTGCTCTTGCAGGCTTCATAGTAGGGGTCATAATCTACACTGTGGCCGTGGCGGCCTACATCTACCTGGTCAGGCCGAGGAGATAG
- the narJ gene encoding nitrate reductase molybdenum cofactor assembly chaperone — MRLTLKTLSIIFSYPSEDLEELVRNREVVKPLLIGEDGEAAALIMEFLEKLDLERADEEYVAVFEMPPKCSIYAHTYLLKGKEDMVGQLLLEVKSHYKAKQLDMPVDREIPTYLPAMLEYLALVYDEDPKAARRFAKKYLQPWVGELASCLEKNRSLWSLPAKALKRVVDKIAEGRGP; from the coding sequence ATGAGGCTGACGCTGAAAACTCTAAGCATAATATTCAGCTACCCCAGCGAGGACCTCGAGGAGCTTGTCAGGAACAGGGAGGTTGTTAAGCCTCTTCTCATAGGGGAGGACGGTGAGGCGGCTGCCCTCATAATGGAGTTCCTAGAGAAGCTGGATCTGGAGAGGGCTGACGAGGAGTATGTAGCCGTGTTCGAGATGCCGCCGAAATGCAGCATCTACGCCCACACCTACCTGCTGAAGGGCAAGGAGGATATGGTGGGCCAGCTCCTGCTGGAGGTTAAGAGCCACTATAAGGCTAAGCAGCTTGACATGCCTGTGGATAGGGAGATCCCCACCTACCTCCCGGCGATGCTGGAGTACCTGGCTCTGGTTTATGATGAGGACCCTAAGGCCGCCCGCAGGTTCGCGAAGAAGTATCTTCAGCCGTGGGTCGGCGAGCTCGCGTCGTGTCTAGAGAAGAATAGGAGCCTATGGAGCCTCCCCGCGAAGGCTCTAAAAAGGGTTGTAGATAAGATTGCCGAGGGCCGGGGCCCCTAG
- a CDS encoding ABC transporter ATP-binding protein, with product MGPLLNVSNVEIMYHPFILVIKNLSLSVEKGSITCLIGPNGAGKTTLLKAVSGVIKYERGRVTRGSIQLEGEDITNREPDEIARRGVIYVMEGRRIFKELTTEENLVSVAYAAGASRDDIRSVLSYFPRLKERLGEKAGNLSGGEQQMLAIAMALLYRPKLLMLDEPSLGLAPKITSQIYATIKMLHREEGLTILLAEQNARKALEISDYGYVIENGRIVLEGSAEELRLDKDVAEFYLGMGKRTSYAQVKWYRRKKRWV from the coding sequence TTGGGGCCTCTACTAAATGTCAGCAACGTAGAGATAATGTACCACCCCTTCATACTAGTGATCAAGAACCTTAGCCTGAGCGTGGAGAAGGGGAGCATCACATGCCTAATAGGCCCAAACGGCGCGGGGAAGACGACACTCCTGAAGGCGGTATCCGGCGTTATCAAGTACGAGAGGGGTAGGGTAACCAGGGGGTCCATCCAACTCGAGGGCGAGGACATAACCAACAGGGAGCCCGACGAGATAGCGAGGAGGGGAGTAATATACGTGATGGAGGGCAGGAGGATATTCAAGGAACTCACAACCGAGGAAAACCTGGTAAGCGTGGCCTACGCTGCAGGAGCATCCAGAGACGATATCCGGAGCGTGCTGAGCTACTTCCCGAGGCTCAAGGAGAGGCTTGGCGAGAAGGCCGGCAACCTCAGCGGCGGTGAGCAGCAGATGCTGGCCATAGCCATGGCCCTCCTATACAGGCCCAAGCTCCTCATGCTGGACGAGCCCAGCCTCGGGCTGGCGCCCAAGATAACATCGCAGATATACGCGACTATAAAGATGCTCCACAGGGAGGAGGGTCTCACAATACTCCTGGCAGAGCAGAACGCCCGGAAGGCCCTTGAGATATCGGACTACGGCTACGTCATTGAGAATGGGAGGATAGTCCTCGAGGGCTCTGCGGAGGAGCTTAGGCTCGACAAGGATGTGGCCGAGTTCTACCTCGGCATGGGTAAGAGGACGAGCTACGCCCAGGTCAAGTGGTATAGGCGTAAGAAGAGGTGGGTCTAG